DNA sequence from the Candidatus Fluviicola riflensis genome:
CCCTTGATCTTGTTCAAAAAACTTAATCGTGATTGCGGGTGCAAAGATAGGTATCTTTTATTCTTTTACAAGAAATCACCTGAAAATTCTCAAAAAAAATACCGGTAAATGTGCTAACTCCCTGATTTCAACGGATGAGCTAAACCGACATTTTCACCGAAATGGAGCTCAATTCACAGTCAACTATGGAAATCATTCGGTTTTCTATTGCACGATCAGCTAACAAAGGATTAATTTTGCAGCAATGAAACGAAAAAAACGGTCCGGATTGTCATTCCTAAAGCGTGTCGCTGTAACAGTGACTGTTTTGTGGGCAGCCGCACTCATTGTTTTTTTCTCCAACCCAACATGGGCGAAGTCGCAATGGAATGTGGCCTACAACTGGCTTACTGACCGAACATTCAAGCCAAAAACCAAACCGGTTCCGTGTACAGAACACGAAACCCACGCCTGGCAAATGGTGGATAGTGTAGAACAATACTGGGCGCATTCCTGTGATCATGGCATTGCTCCGCTGAAGTTTGTGCGCGACATTCAGCCCGCAATCGATAGCGGGAAACTGGTGCCAATCATTCCCAACGAATTGTACCAGGTGGATACAATGCGTTACTCGTTTCCGTTTGCGATTCCCGAAACGCGCGCGCTGATCGATACCATTGCAACCCGTTTTCAGCACAAGCTCACCAATACCAAACTAGCCGGTGTACGAATCACTGTGACATCCGTGCTGCGCACAAAAAGTTCCGTAGCGCGATTGCTGCGCCACAACCGCAATGCGATTCGTAACAGTGCTCATTTGCACGGAACTACGTTCGACCTTTCGTATGCTACTTACGATTTTGAACGTCCGATTGACGCTGCAGAAGCTGATTATTTGAAGGAAATTCTTGCCCAAACTTTGTTTGAGTTGCGCCGCGAAAAAAAATGCTGGGTAACCTACGAGTTGTTTCAAACCTGTTTTCACATTGTGACCCGGTGAGGCCACTATTTTGCTTAAATTTACGTCTAACACCAAAACGTGTAACAATTTGAACGTTTTTGGCTATATTATTGTAGAAGCATTTGTACAAACAACACGATATGAAACAATACATTGCAGTACTGGGTTTAACAATTTTGACGGCTTTCGGTGCTACGGCACAGATTAAGTTTGAGCATATGACCCTCGATGAAGCCAAAGCCAAAGCGAAACTGGAAAAGAAACCCATTTTTGTGGATGTGCACGCGACATGGTGTGGCCCGTGTAAACAAATGGCAGCTACAGCGTTTGTCGATCCTGCGTTGTCAACCTATTACAACGAACATTTCATCAATGTAAAGATTGATGGTGAAAAAGAAGCTGAAGGCGGACCAAAAACCATGCAAGAATACGGAATCAGCGCGTATCCGACGTTGTTGTATATCAATCCGGATGGCACGCTTTCCAGAAAACTGATCGGCGGACAAGATGCTGCAACGTTAATGAAGCGTGGGAAAGAAGTGGTTGATCCAAGCGGTTCACCGGTGTTGAAAGCACGTAAAATCTATTATGCTTCCAAAAAAGAATCGGCTGACTTGAAAGCATATCTTTCAGTGATGATTGCCGATCAGGCGGATTCAACAGACATGTTCGCTGCAACATATTACAATACAGCCACAACGATCAACCTTGCCGATCAGGTGGATTTATATGCATTTTACAAATCCGAGAAAAGCTCCACTAGTCCGAATGGCATTTATTTCCTGGAACACGCCGATGCAATTCCACCGAATGTGGTTGCCGATAAAATCAAGGAATGGATCAACCAGGCATTCACAGTATCTCTTGAAAGAGCTGATTATTCTATTGTTGAAACCGTTGTGAAACAATTGTATCCGTATTGGCAAAAGGTCGAAACCGTACAGCCAGAGGAAAGTTACCTGGTGTATGTGAAAAAGCAGTTTGATAGATACAGTTCAGGACAGAGACAATAATCTGATTTCTTTATAAATTCTTTGGATAAAAATCCTAGTGGTGGCGCGATTTATCGCGCCATTTCTATTTTATGCTTTTTTAATTATCAGTCAACACCACAAAAACTCCATCAATCACCTGTGCCATCCTAGCATAATCCAACCGGTCCATGGTATCACCTTTTTGATGGTATTCTTTATTCCGGTAAAATGCAGTATCTGTGATCATTAATGCACTGATTCCGATTTGCCAGTAATTGAGATGATCTGAAAAATCAATACCGGGTAATGACTTCGGACCTTTGAATTGTTTTGCTTTCACGGCGCTTTTGTGTTTGAACCGTTTGGTGAATTTCCGTGCAAATTTCCCCGGCCCGAATTGATTAACCAAAGTGATGTAATTCCCCCGGCTGCCGTAGAATAACTTCAAAATCCCTAACGGATAATCCTGCGTTTTGCGCTCATCGGCAAAATACCCGATCATTTCCAGGCAGATCATTCCTTTTACGTTTACAGAATCTTTCACCAGCGATTGCGCGTGAATGTAACTTCCCATATATTCAGACCGGAAAAACGGCGGTTCTTCCAGCGTATAAGCCACGAGATCGATTCGCTGAGAAGTGGTGATGGTGTCGAGTTGCCGCGCCAGTTCCAGTAAACCAACCGTACCGCTGGCATTGTCATCGGCGCCTTCCTGTTCGCCACAAACGTCGTAATGCGCACCTACAATAACCCGTTCATCGTGTTTTGTACCGAAAGAAGCGATCACGTTTTTGTATTCGCGTTTACCGATAAAATAAGATTGAAAATAAACCGTATCGGCGTATTTCGAGAATTCGGCATGCAGATAATCAGCTATTTCGTTGAGTTGTTCAATGTTTTCGTAATTGCGATGAACAGCAGTCTGCGTCAAAACTGTCATGTGCGCTTTGATGCTATTGGTGTCTGATTGCGACCATAAGATCGTTGAAAAACTGATCAGGGGAATTAGGAGGAAATACTTCATGTTAGTTTTTTAGTAAACCGTAATAGAACAAATCTACCA
Encoded proteins:
- a CDS encoding peptidase M28 is translated as MKYFLLIPLISFSTILWSQSDTNSIKAHMTVLTQTAVHRNYENIEQLNEIADYLHAEFSKYADTVYFQSYFIGKREYKNVIASFGTKHDERVIVGAHYDVCGEQEGADDNASGTVGLLELARQLDTITTSQRIDLVAYTLEEPPFFRSEYMGSYIHAQSLVKDSVNVKGMICLEMIGYFADERKTQDYPLGILKLFYGSRGNYITLVNQFGPGKFARKFTKRFKHKSAVKAKQFKGPKSLPGIDFSDHLNYWQIGISALMITDTAFYRNKEYHQKGDTMDRLDYARMAQVIDGVFVVLTDN